The following coding sequences lie in one uncultured Mailhella sp. genomic window:
- a CDS encoding 5-deoxy-glucuronate isomerase, with product MPRFIRAYDNHNEPLINANDDFLPRTYFNIVRLKKGETQYTCVPGYETCWVLTHGRCDIDVDGKVFENVGNRDSIWENQRADSVYAPAGAKINVTCVSDDVVIFVAGGRCEEYHEPYRIKPEDVKPVEVGSVETHSRRVINHILGAKDEGRTGNLLVSELYADPGCWAGYPPHKHGNDIPSAEGVWKETGFEEVYHFHYNPENGFGAQFDYTPGDEVSPHVWHMRSGDTFLISKGYHPGVTSPGHAAYIFTILVGHTQHSLVQNFEPQYAYLGKQLPGVQDMVALFTGDKK from the coding sequence ATGCCTCGTTTTATCAGAGCGTATGATAATCATAACGAACCGCTCATCAACGCCAACGACGATTTTCTGCCCCGCACGTATTTCAACATCGTGCGCCTGAAGAAGGGGGAAACGCAGTACACCTGCGTGCCCGGCTATGAAACCTGCTGGGTGCTGACCCACGGACGTTGCGACATCGATGTGGACGGCAAGGTCTTCGAGAACGTGGGCAATCGCGACAGCATCTGGGAAAACCAGCGCGCCGATTCCGTGTACGCTCCCGCCGGAGCGAAGATCAACGTGACATGCGTGTCGGATGACGTGGTGATTTTTGTGGCCGGCGGTCGCTGCGAAGAATATCATGAGCCCTATCGCATCAAGCCCGAAGATGTGAAGCCTGTGGAAGTCGGATCCGTGGAGACCCACTCCCGCCGCGTAATCAATCACATTCTCGGAGCCAAGGACGAAGGTCGCACCGGCAATCTGCTGGTGAGCGAGCTTTACGCCGATCCCGGCTGCTGGGCCGGCTATCCGCCTCACAAGCACGGCAACGACATTCCTTCGGCCGAAGGCGTGTGGAAGGAAACCGGCTTTGAGGAGGTGTATCACTTCCACTACAATCCCGAAAACGGCTTCGGCGCGCAGTTCGACTACACTCCCGGCGATGAAGTGTCTCCTCATGTGTGGCACATGCGCTCCGGCGACACCTTCCTCATTTCCAAGGGATATCATCCCGGCGTGACGTCTCCCGGTCATGCCGCGTACATCTTCACCATTCTTGTGGGCCATACCCAGCATTCTCTCGTGCAGAATTTCGAACCGCAGTACGCCTATCTCGGCAAGCAGCTGCCCGGCGTGCAGGATATGGTGGCGCTGTTCACCGGCGACAAGAAGTAA
- a CDS encoding sulfite exporter TauE/SafE family protein gives MDWSLIPLIFIPTVLGGVFQTLTGFGSGILLMMVLPLFIPLLQASAISTVTGLCLTLSLGISLRKHAYYRGMVFPLVIFLCCSATAIHIGPSVNTRLLSVLFGLFLIGLAVWFHCIEKTHGARKFGKAATVALAGLSGVTSGWFGLSGPPMAVYFMTQLGDDKMRYIATTQIFFFVIGAFNTGVRIFEGILTWHLLSLAVWGVIGMWLGKTLGLKLLSRIDAGKMRSLIHAGLAVTGLLTVLKNIIS, from the coding sequence ATGGACTGGTCACTGATTCCTCTGATTTTTATTCCTACCGTGCTGGGAGGCGTGTTTCAGACGCTGACCGGATTTGGTTCCGGCATACTGCTGATGATGGTGCTGCCGTTGTTCATCCCGCTGCTTCAGGCTTCCGCCATCTCCACGGTTACGGGACTTTGTCTGACGTTGTCTCTCGGCATATCGTTACGCAAGCATGCGTATTATCGGGGAATGGTATTCCCGCTGGTGATATTCCTGTGCTGTTCCGCGACGGCCATTCATATCGGTCCGTCAGTCAACACGAGACTGCTGAGCGTCTTGTTCGGTCTTTTTCTCATCGGTCTTGCCGTGTGGTTTCATTGCATCGAAAAGACTCACGGAGCCAGAAAGTTCGGCAAGGCGGCCACAGTGGCCCTGGCCGGTCTTTCTGGAGTGACCAGCGGCTGGTTCGGTCTCAGCGGGCCTCCCATGGCCGTGTATTTCATGACTCAGCTCGGTGATGACAAAATGCGTTACATCGCGACGACGCAGATATTTTTTTTCGTCATCGGAGCGTTCAATACGGGTGTCCGCATTTTTGAAGGCATTCTTACCTGGCATCTGCTTTCTCTCGCCGTATGGGGCGTCATAGGCATGTGGCTGGGAAAAACCTTGGGACTGAAGCTGCTGTCCCGCATCGATGCCGGAAAAATGCGTTCTCTGATCCATGCAGGACTGGCTGTCACCGGTCTGCTTACGGTGCTGAAGAACATTATTTCTTAA
- a CDS encoding D-glycerate dehydrogenase encodes MATRKILVPYPVLKDGLAELYNRGYEVFYPEDYYPKRQDILDILPKYDALISCGFQANAEAVARMDNVKIMSTYGVGYDNVALKEMTERGILVCNLPDVVTESTAEFGMGLMLAVMRRISVTDQKLRILPELRWGPIANLGHGLNGKRLGILGMGRIGKAVARRAKAFLMDVTYHNRHQLPAEVEAEYSATYVPTADQLFRESDVVIINLPLTDSTRQSIGMEQFEMMKRTAYFINVGRGPIVREKELIEALEKGVIAGAGLDVFEHEPNIPAALRGMPNVVLGAHMATATYETRSEMVRLACKNIIDYLEYGQHPNLVNPEVLANKRPL; translated from the coding sequence ATGGCTACCAGAAAGATTCTTGTTCCTTATCCGGTTCTCAAGGACGGCCTTGCCGAGCTTTACAACCGCGGATACGAGGTGTTCTATCCTGAGGACTACTATCCCAAGAGACAGGATATTCTGGATATTCTTCCGAAGTATGACGCGCTTATTTCCTGCGGTTTTCAGGCCAACGCAGAAGCCGTGGCCCGCATGGACAACGTGAAGATCATGAGCACCTACGGTGTGGGTTACGACAACGTGGCGCTCAAGGAAATGACGGAACGAGGCATTCTCGTCTGCAACCTGCCCGACGTCGTGACCGAATCCACGGCTGAATTCGGCATGGGACTCATGCTTGCGGTCATGCGTCGCATTTCCGTAACGGATCAGAAGCTTCGCATTCTGCCTGAACTTCGCTGGGGTCCCATCGCCAATCTCGGCCACGGTCTCAACGGCAAGCGTCTCGGCATTCTTGGCATGGGACGCATCGGTAAGGCTGTGGCCCGTCGCGCCAAGGCCTTCCTCATGGACGTGACCTATCATAACCGCCATCAGCTTCCCGCGGAAGTGGAAGCTGAATACAGCGCCACCTACGTGCCGACTGCGGACCAGCTCTTCCGTGAATCCGACGTTGTCATCATCAACCTGCCGCTCACGGATTCCACCCGTCAGAGCATCGGCATGGAACAGTTCGAAATGATGAAGCGCACGGCGTACTTCATCAACGTGGGCCGCGGCCCCATCGTGCGCGAGAAGGAACTCATTGAAGCTCTGGAAAAGGGCGTCATCGCCGGTGCCGGTCTGGATGTGTTTGAACATGAACCGAACATTCCCGCCGCGTTGAGAGGCATGCCCAACGTGGTGCTCGGCGCGCACATGGCCACTGCCACCTACGAAACCCGTTCGGAGATGGTGCGCCTGGCATGCAAGAACATCATTGATTATCTGGAATACGGCCAGCATCCCAACCTGGTGAATCCTGAGGTTCTGGCCAACAAGCGCCCCCTGTAG
- the eda gene encoding bifunctional 4-hydroxy-2-oxoglutarate aldolase/2-dehydro-3-deoxy-phosphogluconate aldolase encodes MSESDIKELVYKYGLVPVVAVDTREHAVPLAKALCDSKLEIAEVTFRTECAAEAIADMTAAYPDMLVGAGTVLSVEQAQKALDAGAKFIVTPGFDERIVKFCQEKGIVVIPGCATPSDVQKAVACGLDVVKFFPAEAEGGLKMINSLASVYKGVRFLPTGGITPEKFSEYLLNPNVIAVGASCVTPRKLVEAGDFEGIRKLARDAVFAVLNFQFCHMGINCYSDEEGYKNLFALADMFNLVMGDTPSSSYVGREVEITKVPFKVRGPHGHLGYYTDNLERAVFYLEKKGVEFDHEHVKPYKGKMYVIYLKEQIAGFAVHIEERNDHNPPAWEHRDVIKARIGWKD; translated from the coding sequence ATGTCCGAGTCCGATATCAAGGAACTGGTATATAAGTATGGTCTTGTTCCGGTCGTGGCCGTGGATACCCGCGAACACGCCGTGCCTCTGGCCAAGGCCCTTTGCGACAGCAAACTGGAAATTGCGGAAGTGACATTCCGTACGGAATGTGCTGCCGAAGCCATCGCCGACATGACGGCGGCTTATCCCGATATGCTGGTGGGAGCGGGCACCGTGCTTTCCGTGGAACAGGCTCAGAAGGCGTTGGACGCCGGTGCAAAGTTCATTGTAACCCCCGGATTTGACGAACGCATCGTCAAGTTCTGTCAGGAAAAGGGGATAGTTGTCATTCCAGGCTGTGCCACTCCTTCCGACGTGCAGAAGGCCGTTGCCTGCGGACTGGACGTTGTCAAGTTTTTCCCTGCGGAAGCGGAGGGTGGCTTGAAGATGATCAATTCCCTGGCCTCTGTGTACAAGGGGGTGCGTTTTCTGCCCACGGGCGGCATCACTCCCGAGAAATTCTCCGAGTACCTGCTCAATCCCAACGTCATCGCCGTGGGGGCCAGCTGCGTCACGCCCCGCAAGCTTGTGGAAGCGGGCGATTTCGAAGGCATACGCAAGCTGGCCCGCGACGCCGTATTTGCGGTGCTCAACTTCCAGTTCTGCCACATGGGCATCAACTGCTACAGTGACGAGGAAGGATATAAGAATCTCTTTGCTCTGGCGGACATGTTCAATCTTGTGATGGGCGACACTCCCAGTTCCTCCTATGTGGGACGAGAAGTCGAAATCACCAAGGTTCCCTTCAAGGTGCGCGGGCCGCACGGTCATCTCGGCTACTATACCGATAATCTTGAACGCGCGGTGTTCTATCTTGAGAAGAAGGGCGTGGAATTCGATCACGAGCATGTGAAGCCGTACAAGGGCAAGATGTATGTGATCTACCTCAAGGAACAGATTGCCGGCTTTGCCGTTCACATTGAAGAGCGCAACGATCACAATCCGCCCGCCTGGGAACATCGCGACGTCATCAAGGCCCGCATAGGCTGGAAGGACTAG
- a CDS encoding TRAP transporter fused permease subunit has protein sequence MFMANVVEERIVPVLLGVIGVVWFVAQIMFSFFFPINPMTLAPIFLSFAFCIVFLMRPFPGSQRFPILRILDFAVIPACIWMGSLFYFEQERIITRIPYISEILPSDIVACVLMIVLLLEAMRRTIGWNLLGFVLVVIAYGVFGPHFPGVLRFDGFNLEAFTEIMSLTSNGVYGTALSTTASFIFYFIIFGALFAVCGGGQVLIDIGMKVSDPRSGGPAKAAVMSSALMGMISGSAVANVTTTGVMTIPMMKKAGYQPHQAGAIEAVASTGGQIMPPIMGVGAFIMAELLGMSYGEIAICAIIPASAYFISVFMLVGLLAKRNTFERHGAMVSAESLTFKVAPILPRLYLLIPAIILIFMVLSGSSLRLAAVYSTIAVLVINLFNPKRLGPKDLFSAFMDGIRQSASLTIPVSACGIIIGIVVQSGLANKFASLLAVVGNSSLLLALFIAMGCCMILGMAMPTVAAYLISVTLFASALVRLDLPIFIVHMFCFYFGVMAQLTPPVCLASFTAAGIADADSWKTGWTAFTYAIVAFLVPFAFAYEPALLLQGTMMATVTSTVSLLIGCYALAVAISGFHTKPLSMFWRAVVLASAICCIIPGVITDIIGYAVLAAALLINRNKKTPSAPSAPADASSEPSA, from the coding sequence ATGTTCATGGCCAATGTCGTAGAAGAACGCATCGTTCCCGTTCTGCTTGGGGTCATCGGTGTCGTATGGTTTGTAGCGCAGATTATGTTTTCGTTCTTTTTCCCCATCAACCCGATGACGTTGGCGCCGATATTTCTTTCGTTCGCCTTCTGCATTGTCTTTTTGATGCGTCCTTTCCCCGGTAGCCAGCGTTTTCCAATTCTGCGTATCTTGGATTTTGCCGTCATCCCCGCCTGTATCTGGATGGGATCCCTGTTTTATTTTGAACAGGAACGCATCATCACCCGCATTCCGTATATTTCCGAAATCCTTCCTTCCGACATCGTGGCGTGTGTGCTCATGATCGTGCTTCTGCTCGAAGCCATGCGCCGCACCATCGGTTGGAACCTGCTGGGATTTGTGCTCGTGGTCATCGCCTACGGCGTGTTCGGACCCCATTTCCCCGGAGTTCTCCGCTTTGACGGTTTCAATCTTGAGGCCTTTACCGAAATCATGTCGCTGACTTCCAACGGCGTGTACGGCACAGCGCTTTCCACGACGGCCAGCTTCATCTTCTATTTCATCATCTTCGGCGCGCTCTTTGCCGTCTGCGGCGGTGGTCAGGTACTTATTGATATCGGCATGAAGGTCAGCGATCCGCGTTCCGGTGGTCCTGCCAAGGCCGCCGTTATGTCTTCGGCTCTCATGGGCATGATTTCCGGTTCGGCCGTGGCCAACGTGACCACCACCGGCGTTATGACCATCCCCATGATGAAGAAAGCCGGTTATCAGCCTCATCAGGCTGGCGCCATTGAAGCCGTTGCTTCCACCGGCGGTCAGATCATGCCTCCCATCATGGGCGTGGGAGCGTTCATCATGGCCGAACTGCTGGGCATGAGCTACGGTGAAATCGCCATCTGCGCCATCATTCCTGCTTCGGCGTACTTCATTTCCGTGTTCATGCTTGTAGGCCTGCTCGCCAAGCGCAACACGTTTGAACGTCACGGTGCCATGGTTTCGGCCGAGTCTCTCACGTTCAAGGTTGCTCCCATTCTCCCCAGACTGTATCTGCTCATTCCGGCCATCATTCTCATCTTCATGGTGCTCTCCGGCAGCTCGCTCCGTCTGGCCGCCGTCTATTCCACCATCGCCGTTCTTGTCATCAACCTGTTCAATCCGAAGCGTCTCGGTCCGAAAGATCTTTTTTCGGCCTTCATGGACGGCATACGCCAGAGCGCGTCTCTGACCATTCCCGTGTCGGCCTGCGGCATCATCATCGGTATTGTGGTACAGTCCGGCCTTGCCAATAAGTTCGCCTCGCTGCTGGCGGTGGTTGGCAACAGCAGCCTGCTGCTCGCATTGTTCATCGCCATGGGCTGCTGCATGATCCTCGGCATGGCCATGCCGACGGTCGCTGCCTACCTCATTTCCGTGACTTTGTTCGCCTCCGCTCTTGTGCGTCTCGATCTGCCCATCTTCATCGTCCATATGTTCTGCTTCTACTTCGGCGTCATGGCTCAGCTTACGCCTCCGGTGTGTCTGGCCTCCTTCACCGCGGCGGGCATTGCGGACGCAGACTCCTGGAAGACGGGGTGGACGGCCTTTACCTACGCCATTGTGGCCTTCCTCGTGCCTTTCGCCTTTGCCTATGAGCCTGCACTGCTTCTGCAGGGAACGATGATGGCCACGGTCACCTCGACGGTGTCTCTGCTTATCGGCTGCTACGCGCTGGCCGTCGCGATTTCCGGTTTCCATACCAAGCCCTTGTCCATGTTCTGGAGAGCCGTTGTCCTGGCTTCGGCCATCTGCTGCATCATTCCCGGCGTAATAACCGACATCATCGGGTACGCGGTGCTTGCCGCGGCCCTGCTCATCAACCGCAACAAGAAGACTCCTTCCGCCCCGTCCGCTCCCGCCGACGCTTCTTCCGAACCTTCAGCCTGA
- a CDS encoding TAXI family TRAP transporter solute-binding subunit, with the protein MSPEPKEGQADVSMDVVSIGQAAFSELCLTSTMHVVQLSEKTREAMNKKGYANMTMPANSWNGQDKPIETVVGCECLLVSKDLPEDIAYIITKTICENKEKLTSIVPAMRYFQPEKAWDPLYCGIELHPGAAKYFREVGYMK; encoded by the coding sequence ATGAGTCCTGAACCTAAGGAAGGCCAGGCCGACGTTTCCATGGACGTGGTGTCTATCGGTCAGGCCGCATTCTCCGAACTGTGTCTGACCTCCACCATGCATGTGGTGCAGCTTTCTGAAAAGACCAGAGAGGCCATGAACAAGAAAGGGTATGCCAACATGACCATGCCCGCCAACAGCTGGAACGGCCAGGACAAGCCGATTGAAACCGTGGTCGGCTGCGAATGCCTCCTCGTGTCCAAGGATCTTCCTGAAGATATCGCGTACATCATCACCAAGACCATCTGCGAAAACAAGGAAAAGCTGACCAGCATCGTTCCCGCCATGCGGTACTTCCAGCCTGAAAAGGCCTGGGATCCTCTGTATTGCGGTATTGAACTTCATCCTGGTGCGGCAAAGTACTTCAGAGAAGTCGGATACATGAAGTAA
- a CDS encoding IS5 family transposase (programmed frameshift) yields the protein MKELFYLSHEQIARIKRNFPRSHGIPRVDDRRVVSGIIYVIKHGLQWRDAPREYGPYKTLYNRFIRWSRLGVFNRIFAELVEQNGSTTRLMIDTTHLKAHRTAASLLKKGAFSRCIGRTKGGLNSKLHAVCNAFGQPLAFHLSGGQVSDYKGAAVLLDTLPQARELLADRGYDADWFRHALSRKGITPCIPGRHSRKTPVVYDKEVYKQRHKIEIMFGRLKDWRRIAMRYDRCAHTFFSAICLAAIVIFYI from the exons ATGAAGGAACTTTTTTATCTTTCTCATGAACAGATTGCTCGTATCAAACGCAACTTTCCTCGTTCCCATGGCATTCCGAGAGTCGATGACAGGCGTGTCGTCAGCGGCATTATCTATGTCATCAAGCACGGCCTGCAATGGAGAGATGCCCCGCGCGAGTATGGACCATACAAAACTCTCTACAATCGTTTTATCCGCTGGAGCCGATTGGGTGTCTTTAACAGGATTTTTGCGGAGCTTGTTGAACAAAACGGCTCCACAACACGCTTGATGATTGATACCACACATCTCAAGGCACACAGGACAGCAGCAAGTTTGCTGAAAAAAGGGGCCT TTTCCCGATGTATCGGACGCACAAAAGGCGGCCTGAATTCAAAACTCCACGCTGTCTGCAATGCCTTCGGTCAACCGTTGGCCTTCCATCTGTCCGGCGGTCAGGTGAGCGACTACAAAGGCGCTGCTGTCCTGCTTGATACTCTGCCGCAGGCCAGGGAGCTTCTGGCGGATAGAGGCTATGATGCCGACTGGTTTCGTCATGCCTTGTCCCGTAAAGGAATCACGCCGTGTATTCCTGGCAGACACAGCCGAAAAACTCCGGTGGTCTATGACAAGGAGGTTTATAAGCAGCGGCACAAGATAGAAATCATGTTCGGCCGACTCAAGGATTGGCGCAGAATAGCCATGCGTTATGACCGTTGTGCACACACGTTCTTTTCGGCCATTTGTCTCGCTGCCATTGTCATCTTTTATATTTAA
- a CDS encoding flavin reductase, with the protein MKMEGLSGWSEISPREILGNSAVHLDKEWMLLTAGDSSAGVAAMTINWGMFGFLWNKDAVFVSVRKSRHTLPFIERNGCFSLGIFPESCREKLLFCGRNSGRDVDKIGHCGFSTLFYDNIPFFAEADAVLFCRVMYSGDITEDRFLDKTVYADWYTHGAHAGDMHTFFIASATGALKKALH; encoded by the coding sequence ATGAAAATGGAAGGCCTTTCCGGTTGGAGTGAAATTTCCCCCCGCGAGATCTTGGGAAACAGCGCTGTGCATCTGGATAAAGAATGGATGCTGCTGACTGCCGGAGATTCTTCTGCCGGCGTAGCTGCCATGACCATAAACTGGGGCATGTTCGGCTTCCTGTGGAATAAGGATGCCGTCTTCGTCAGCGTTCGAAAGTCTCGCCACACGCTTCCCTTCATTGAACGCAACGGCTGTTTTTCTCTCGGTATTTTTCCTGAATCCTGCAGAGAGAAACTTCTTTTTTGCGGAAGAAATTCCGGACGGGACGTAGATAAGATCGGCCATTGCGGATTTTCAACGCTTTTTTACGACAATATTCCGTTTTTTGCAGAGGCCGATGCGGTATTGTTCTGCCGTGTCATGTACAGCGGAGATATTACGGAAGACAGATTCCTGGACAAAACCGTTTATGCCGACTGGTACACTCACGGAGCGCATGCTGGCGATATGCATACCTTCTTTATTGCCTCGGCAACCGGAGCATTGAAAAAAGCTCTTCATTAA
- a CDS encoding IclR family transcriptional regulator — protein MSSLSRGLEILEFVASNQAKGVAYPQILSYTGFPASSCFRVLKELTELNYLNFDEETRKYHVSMKIAGIGASVTRENNMSKLLHPYLEKLREESNKTCNLGVMNEDSGMFLDVLYSHNNAIKLLSQIGAPFPLHCTAMGKVLLAHTTQMKRDKILSGELRPLTDRTITQRSILEKQLEQVLIDGYASEHEESTRGIHCFSAPIFDYQKVNVAAVSLACPYFEFEIPGEPERIIMLVKRYAAEMSEALGYQSN, from the coding sequence ATGAGTTCATTGTCACGTGGACTGGAGATTCTGGAATTTGTTGCTTCCAATCAGGCAAAAGGCGTGGCCTACCCGCAAATCCTGAGCTATACGGGTTTTCCGGCCAGCAGCTGCTTCAGAGTGCTCAAGGAACTGACGGAGTTAAATTATCTTAACTTTGACGAAGAGACAAGAAAGTATCATGTGAGCATGAAGATAGCGGGTATCGGCGCCAGCGTCACAAGAGAAAACAACATGTCGAAGCTGCTGCATCCGTACCTTGAAAAATTGCGCGAAGAAAGCAATAAGACGTGTAATCTTGGCGTGATGAATGAAGACAGCGGCATGTTTTTGGATGTGCTTTATTCGCATAATAATGCCATTAAGCTTCTTTCACAGATAGGTGCTCCGTTTCCTCTGCATTGCACGGCCATGGGTAAGGTTCTTCTGGCGCATACTACTCAGATGAAACGCGATAAAATTCTTTCCGGAGAGCTTCGCCCGTTGACCGATCGCACCATTACCCAGCGGAGCATTCTTGAAAAACAGCTCGAGCAGGTGCTCATTGACGGGTACGCTTCGGAACACGAGGAGTCGACGCGTGGGATTCACTGTTTTTCTGCGCCTATTTTTGATTATCAGAAGGTGAATGTCGCTGCGGTGAGCCTGGCTTGCCCGTATTTCGAATTTGAAATTCCCGGCGAGCCGGAGCGAATCATCATGCTGGTCAAGCGGTACGCCGCAGAGATGTCCGAGGCCCTCGGCTATCAGTCTAATTAG